The following are from one region of the Streptomyces decoyicus genome:
- a CDS encoding nuclear transport factor 2 family protein: protein MGPQTDIELVEQANTTLYETIERGDHEALSELWLDGQVSVVHPGWPVLRGRGEVLRSYALIMANTEYIQFFLTDVEIDVIGDTALVTCTENILSGGPAEDDGSVGPLIGQLVVATNVFRRTDDGWRVWSHHGSPVLADRDDDEDDDADEAGGAGEGGGEDVL, encoded by the coding sequence TTGGGCCCACAGACGGACATCGAGCTGGTCGAGCAGGCGAACACCACCCTGTACGAGACCATCGAGCGCGGCGATCACGAGGCGCTGTCCGAGCTGTGGCTGGACGGTCAGGTGAGTGTGGTCCACCCCGGGTGGCCGGTGCTGCGGGGGCGCGGCGAGGTGCTCCGCTCGTACGCCCTGATCATGGCGAACACCGAGTACATCCAGTTCTTCCTCACGGACGTCGAGATCGACGTCATCGGTGACACGGCGCTGGTGACCTGCACCGAGAACATCCTCAGCGGGGGGCCCGCCGAGGACGACGGCTCGGTGGGGCCGCTGATCGGCCAGCTGGTCGTGGCGACCAATGTCTTCCGGCGTACGGACGACGGCTGGCGGGTGTGGTCGCATCACGGGTCGCCGGTGCTGGCCGACCGGGACGACGACGAGGACGACGACGCCGACGAAGCCGGGGGAGCCGGCGAGGGCGGCGGCGAGGACGTGCTCTGA
- the folP gene encoding dihydropteroate synthase → MSTLRGQVAGLPDWERCAVMGVVNVTPDSFSDGGDWFDTELAVKHGLDLVAQGADMVDVGGESTRPGAARVDEAEELRRVVPVVRELAAAGVVVSVDTMRATVAEQAVEAGARLVNDVSGGAADPSMVPVVAAHHVPFVVMHWRGQSIDMNNRAVYGDVVAEVVDELGRSMERAVAGGIDPDRIVIDPGLGFAKNAGHDLALVARLAQLRALGRPLLVAASRKRFLGRVLAGDEGAAPPPARERDAATAAVSAIVAREGAWAVRVHEVRASADAVRVARAVEDAAADGSGGTAGAAGTGEVGGTTAKTTGTV, encoded by the coding sequence ATGAGTACCTTGCGTGGCCAGGTGGCCGGACTCCCGGACTGGGAACGCTGCGCGGTGATGGGCGTCGTCAATGTGACGCCCGATTCGTTCTCCGACGGCGGTGACTGGTTCGACACCGAACTCGCCGTCAAACACGGTCTCGACCTGGTGGCACAGGGCGCCGACATGGTGGACGTGGGCGGCGAGTCGACCCGGCCGGGCGCGGCGCGGGTGGACGAGGCCGAGGAGCTGCGCCGGGTCGTCCCCGTCGTACGCGAGCTCGCCGCGGCCGGTGTCGTGGTCTCCGTCGACACCATGCGCGCAACGGTCGCCGAGCAGGCCGTGGAGGCCGGGGCGCGCCTGGTCAACGACGTCAGCGGGGGCGCCGCCGACCCGTCGATGGTGCCCGTGGTGGCCGCGCACCACGTCCCGTTCGTGGTGATGCACTGGCGTGGCCAGTCCATCGACATGAACAACCGCGCCGTCTACGGGGACGTGGTCGCCGAGGTCGTCGACGAGCTCGGGCGGAGCATGGAGCGCGCGGTGGCCGGCGGGATCGATCCGGACCGGATCGTCATCGACCCCGGCCTGGGCTTCGCCAAGAACGCCGGGCACGATCTCGCGCTGGTCGCCCGGCTGGCGCAGCTGCGGGCGCTGGGCCGTCCGTTGCTGGTGGCCGCTTCGAGGAAACGGTTCCTGGGCAGGGTGCTGGCGGGCGACGAGGGAGCCGCCCCACCGCCGGCCCGGGAGCGGGACGCCGCGACGGCGGCGGTGTCGGCGATCGTGGCGCGAGAGGGGGCCTGGGCGGTGCGGGTGCACGAGGTCAGGGCGAGCGCGGACGCGGTACGGGTGGCCCGTGCCGTGGAGGACGCGGCAGCGGACGGCAGCGGCGGTACGGCCGGTGCGGCAGGTACCGGTGAGGTCGGCGGCACGACGGCGAAGACGACGGGAACGGTGTGA
- a CDS encoding phosphatidylglycerol lysyltransferase domain-containing protein, producing MSDRLDGEKSEKVAWRTPRWLRGPRPEAVPRVVGTAGVVVGLLNLAAGVFPRFRHSRVHALAEVLPGAVSPLAAAASIVVGILLLLLAHGLKRRKRRAWGAAVALLPVGIAAQLVYRHSVFGAVLSLALLAFLVWHRKEFAALPDPRSRWKAVANLVVLGGASFAIGMIVVSSHPHKIVGSPSVWDRARHVLWGMFGFEGPVGYTHDVDYTVGYSLGALGLLTVATTAYLAFRPEHPAARLTDDDEQQLRELLARHGARDSLGYFALRRDKGAVFSPTGKAAVCYRVISGVMLASGDPIGDVEAWPGAIERFMAEAKAHSWTPAVTGCSETGGQVWTRETGMDALELGDEAIVDVADFTLSGRSMRNVRQMVKRIERNGYETRVRRVRDLAPAELAQLQKAADAWRDTDTERGFSMALGRIDAVADGDAVIATAHLAVGEGEEPGPYGDLKAMQHFVPWGDSGISLELMRRDRSADPGMNELLIVAALQAAPDLGIKQMSLNFAVFRSSLERGEKLGAGPVIRLWRGMLIFLSRWYQIESLYKFNDKFRPRWEPRFVVFRNSRDIPRIGLAALQAEGYLELSLPRVLRRRKPAEPRPCVHTPEPAGAAGAVGRAA from the coding sequence ATGTCTGACAGGCTAGATGGCGAAAAGTCGGAGAAGGTTGCGTGGCGAACACCACGCTGGCTCCGCGGCCCGCGGCCCGAAGCGGTGCCGCGGGTCGTCGGCACGGCCGGCGTGGTCGTCGGCCTGCTCAACCTGGCCGCCGGGGTCTTCCCGCGGTTCCGGCACAGCCGGGTGCACGCCCTGGCCGAGGTGCTGCCGGGCGCGGTGAGCCCGTTGGCCGCCGCCGCCTCCATCGTCGTGGGCATCCTGCTGCTCCTGTTGGCCCACGGGCTCAAGCGGCGCAAGCGGCGGGCGTGGGGCGCGGCCGTGGCGCTGCTCCCCGTGGGGATCGCCGCCCAGCTGGTCTACCGCCACTCCGTGTTCGGCGCGGTGCTCTCGCTGGCGCTCCTGGCCTTCCTGGTGTGGCACCGGAAGGAGTTCGCCGCCCTGCCCGACCCGCGCAGCCGGTGGAAGGCGGTGGCCAACCTCGTCGTCCTCGGCGGTGCGAGCTTCGCCATCGGCATGATCGTCGTCAGCTCCCACCCCCACAAGATCGTCGGCTCGCCCTCCGTCTGGGACCGTGCCCGGCACGTCCTGTGGGGCATGTTCGGCTTCGAGGGCCCCGTCGGCTACACCCACGACGTGGACTACACCGTCGGCTACTCCCTCGGTGCGCTCGGTCTGCTGACGGTCGCCACCACCGCGTATCTCGCCTTCCGCCCCGAGCACCCGGCGGCCCGGCTGACCGACGACGACGAGCAGCAGCTGCGTGAGCTGCTCGCCCGGCACGGCGCCCGGGACTCGCTGGGCTACTTCGCGCTGCGCCGCGACAAGGGCGCGGTCTTCTCCCCGACCGGCAAGGCCGCGGTCTGCTACCGGGTGATCTCCGGTGTGATGCTCGCCAGCGGCGACCCGATAGGCGATGTGGAGGCCTGGCCGGGCGCCATCGAGCGCTTCATGGCGGAGGCCAAGGCGCACTCCTGGACCCCGGCGGTCACCGGGTGCAGCGAGACCGGCGGCCAGGTGTGGACCCGGGAGACCGGTATGGACGCGCTGGAGCTCGGCGACGAGGCGATCGTGGACGTGGCCGACTTCACCCTCTCCGGCCGGTCGATGCGCAACGTACGGCAGATGGTCAAGCGCATCGAGCGCAACGGCTACGAGACCCGGGTGCGGCGGGTGCGCGACCTGGCGCCGGCCGAGCTGGCGCAGCTCCAGAAGGCCGCGGACGCCTGGCGGGACACCGACACCGAGCGCGGCTTCTCCATGGCGCTGGGCCGGATCGACGCGGTGGCCGACGGCGACGCGGTGATCGCCACCGCCCATCTGGCGGTAGGCGAGGGCGAGGAGCCCGGCCCGTACGGGGACCTGAAGGCGATGCAGCACTTCGTGCCGTGGGGCGACAGCGGCATCTCCCTGGAGCTGATGCGGCGTGACCGCAGCGCCGACCCCGGCATGAACGAACTGCTGATCGTCGCCGCGCTCCAGGCCGCCCCGGACCTCGGGATCAAGCAGATGTCGCTGAACTTCGCGGTCTTCCGCTCCTCTCTGGAGCGCGGCGAGAAGCTCGGCGCGGGGCCGGTCATCCGGCTCTGGCGCGGGATGCTGATCTTCCTGTCCCGCTGGTACCAGATCGAGTCGCTGTACAAGTTCAACGACAAGTTCCGGCCCCGCTGGGAGCCCCGCTTCGTGGTCTTCCGCAACAGCCGTGACATCCCCCGTATCGGCCTGGCGGCGCTGCAGGCCGAGGGCTATCTGGAGCTGAGCCTGCCGCGCGTCCTGCGGCGCCGGAAGCCCGCCGAGCCGCGGCCGTGCGTGCACACGCCCGAGCCGGCCGGGGCGGCGGGCGCGGTCGGGCGGGCGGCCTGA
- a CDS encoding alpha/beta hydrolase translates to MGLTSKKVLLLAVIVAVALFVLTVWLWPRLSKGNWRAVLGRIGLLVATQLSLFAVIGLFANNSFGFYASWADLLGQEQEPGVVTNYQTGPNGTKLQMLGTQRVSVQNGSRPAAGGRIDKVVIRGEHSQIASPAFVYLPPQYFQKKYAHKKFPAALVLTGYPGTAEALYKKLHFPQTQHELLKQHKMQPTVLVMMRPTVAPPRDTECMDIPNGPQTETFFTKDLRADIAGHYRIGREAKSWGVMGDSTGGYCALKMAMRHPDAYSTAVALSGAYKAPLDATTGDLFGGNPQLKRENNLLWRQRHLPAPEVNLLVTSSKQGEGNYHETLRFIQQTKTPSRISSIILDSGGHNFNTWRREIPAALEWMGNHLKA, encoded by the coding sequence ATGGGTCTCACCAGCAAGAAAGTGCTGCTTCTTGCCGTCATTGTCGCGGTGGCACTGTTCGTCCTCACCGTTTGGCTCTGGCCCCGCCTGTCCAAGGGGAACTGGCGCGCCGTTCTCGGCCGTATCGGACTCCTGGTGGCGACCCAGCTTTCCCTCTTCGCCGTGATCGGCCTGTTCGCCAACAACTCTTTCGGCTTCTACGCCTCCTGGGCCGACCTCTTGGGCCAGGAGCAGGAGCCCGGCGTGGTCACCAACTACCAGACCGGGCCGAACGGCACCAAGCTCCAGATGCTGGGCACGCAGCGGGTCAGCGTCCAGAACGGGTCCCGCCCGGCGGCCGGCGGCCGGATCGACAAGGTGGTGATCCGCGGCGAGCACTCCCAGATCGCCAGCCCCGCCTTTGTCTATCTGCCGCCGCAGTACTTCCAGAAGAAATACGCGCACAAGAAATTCCCGGCGGCTCTGGTGCTCACCGGCTACCCCGGCACCGCCGAGGCGCTCTACAAAAAGCTGCATTTCCCGCAGACCCAGCACGAACTGCTCAAGCAGCACAAGATGCAGCCGACCGTCCTGGTGATGATGCGCCCTACGGTCGCGCCGCCCCGTGACACCGAGTGCATGGACATACCGAACGGCCCGCAGACCGAGACCTTCTTCACCAAGGACCTGCGCGCGGATATCGCCGGGCACTACCGAATAGGGCGTGAGGCCAAGAGCTGGGGTGTCATGGGTGACTCCACCGGCGGTTACTGCGCACTGAAGATGGCCATGCGCCACCCCGATGCGTACTCCACCGCCGTCGCCCTCTCCGGCGCCTACAAAGCCCCCCTCGACGCCACCACCGGTGACCTCTTCGGCGGCAACCCGCAGCTGAAGCGCGAGAACAATCTGCTGTGGCGTCAGCGTCACCTGCCCGCCCCCGAGGTGAACCTGCTGGTCACCAGCAGCAAGCAGGGCGAGGGGAATTACCACGAGACGCTGCGGTTCATCCAGCAGACGAAGACGCCGAGCCGGATCTCGTCGATCATCCTCGACAGCGGCGGCCACAACTTCAACACCTGGCGCCGGGAGATCCCCGCAGCCCTGGAGTGGATGGGCAACCACCTCAAGGCCTGA